The Maniola hyperantus chromosome 12, iAphHyp1.2, whole genome shotgun sequence genome has a segment encoding these proteins:
- the Rpp30 gene encoding ribonuclease P protein subunit p30 has product MQNVERIWGFCDLFVDKSYDLNKVNLIEKLGFNTIALNTHVEEVSEAPKKKKKKSEPTETKDFVPLPVEIPEEMKKNSKLNILQRVTIEFSDSSIAPKLNKSENIRRYDIIAVVPKTLQAFQYACGSLDIDVITFDPQIRIPFKVTRKLYRQAVERGIFFELMYSAAIRDSMSRKNIISTAHNYHAVGKSKNIIVTSGAESCSQCRGIHDVINLGFILGLNGNQCLEVIRDNAHRLILKTQGRKCGKHYMEVCNLEVNENKTHEE; this is encoded by the coding sequence ATGCAAAATGTGGAACGTATATGGGGATTTTGTGATCTATTCGTAGATAAAAGCTATGACCTTAACAAAGTGAATTTAATTGAAAAGCTTGGTTTCAACACCATAGCACTAAATACACATGTCGAAGAAGTAAGCGAAGCgccaaaaaagaaaaagaagaaaagtgAACCGACTGAGACGAAAGATTTCGTTCCGTTGCCTGTTGAGATACCggaagaaatgaaaaaaaatagtaagCTGAATATTTTACAGAGAGTTACGATAGAATTTTCGGACTCCAGTATTGCACCCAAGCTCAATAAGTCGGAGAACATTAGGAGATACGATATAATCGCTGTAGTACCTAAAACCTTACAGGCTTTTCAATATGCTTGTGGGAGCCTCGATATTGATGTGATAACATTTGACCCTCAAATAAGAATACCGTTCAAAGTAACTCGTAAGTTGTATAGGCAGGCTGTCGAACGCggcatattttttgaattgatGTATTCAGCTGCTATAAGAGATTCAATGTCCCGGAAAAACATTATAAGTACTGCGCATAATTACCATGCAGTTGGCAAATCTAAGAACATCATAGTCACAAGTGGTGCAGAGAGCTGTTCACAGTGTCGTGGCATCCATGATGTTATCAATCTAGGATTTATACTTGGGTTAAATGGTAATCAGTGTCTAGAAGTGATCAGAGATAATGCACACAGACTTATTCTCAAAACACAAGGAAGGAAATGTGGCAAACATTATATGGAAGTTTGTAATTTAGaagtaaatgaaaataaaacacatGAAGAATAG